The Ancylothrix sp. D3o genome window below encodes:
- a CDS encoding DUF4090 family protein, giving the protein MSSDLNDQMSSTTGADAIDVAIAKGIDFDGSPIPAEKLDLYNKVMGLEAGRQRSGVSNTMRSRIVRIGAKHIAQDELNQMLVDAGFAGLKDKEIAFYYGAK; this is encoded by the coding sequence ATGTCCTCAGATTTGAATGATCAGATGAGTTCGACTACAGGCGCTGATGCAATTGATGTGGCGATTGCTAAGGGTATTGATTTTGATGGTAGTCCAATTCCTGCCGAGAAACTTGATCTTTATAATAAGGTGATGGGTTTAGAGGCCGGTCGGCAGCGTAGTGGTGTTTCTAATACTATGCGCTCTCGAATTGTCAGAATTGGGGCAAAACATATTGCTCAAGATGAGTTGAATCAAATGTTGGTTGATGCCGGTTTTGCCGGGTTAAAAGATAAAGAAATTGCTTTCTATTACGGCGCTAAGTAA
- the rpsT gene encoding 30S ribosomal protein S20, with product MANIKSAIKRVQIAERNRLRNRTYSSAVKTLMKNYLAAVAKYAATPSDDQLKEVEARMSEAYSKIDKAVKKGVLHRNNAARKKSRLARALKPYTGSGATQAAS from the coding sequence GTGGCAAACATCAAATCTGCGATCAAGCGCGTCCAAATCGCCGAACGCAACCGCTTACGAAACAGAACCTACTCATCAGCAGTTAAAACTCTGATGAAAAATTATTTGGCGGCTGTGGCCAAATACGCCGCCACGCCTTCTGATGACCAACTAAAAGAAGTCGAAGCGCGGATGTCGGAAGCCTACAGCAAAATCGACAAAGCCGTTAAAAAAGGAGTTCTGCACCGCAACAACGCGGCGAGAAAAAAATCTCGTCTCGCTAGAGCCCTCAAGCCCTACACCGGCTCTGGGGCTACGCAAGCAGCCTCCTAA
- a CDS encoding TatD family hydrolase, whose protein sequence is MQLIDTHVHINFEAFSNDLAEIAERWRASGVVCLIHSCVTPQEFGSIQRLADRFDELFFAVGLHPLDAHECGATTIVEIEQLALSDSRVVAIGETGLDFYKAENFELQHKVFEAQLKIAQKLKKPVIIHCRDAAAQMREQLQTFWDKNGPVSGVMHCWGGTPEETQWFLDLGFYISFSGTVTFKKATQIQDSACIVPSDRILIETDCPFLAPVPKRGKRNEPAYVRQVAEQVAKLRGESLETLARETTENACRLFNLTLAANHKPQLAYSGQENFAVLS, encoded by the coding sequence ATACAGTTGATAGATACCCACGTTCATATTAACTTTGAGGCTTTCTCCAACGATCTAGCGGAGATAGCAGAACGTTGGCGAGCTTCAGGAGTGGTTTGTTTAATCCATTCCTGTGTAACTCCGCAAGAATTTGGCAGTATCCAACGTCTGGCAGATCGCTTTGATGAACTTTTTTTCGCGGTTGGGTTACACCCTTTAGACGCACACGAGTGCGGAGCTACAACCATAGTCGAGATAGAGCAGCTTGCTTTGAGCGACAGCAGAGTAGTGGCGATAGGGGAGACGGGCTTAGACTTTTATAAAGCAGAAAACTTTGAACTGCAACATAAAGTCTTTGAAGCCCAGCTAAAAATAGCCCAGAAGCTGAAAAAACCAGTCATCATCCACTGCCGAGATGCCGCCGCCCAAATGCGCGAACAATTACAGACATTCTGGGACAAAAACGGGCCGGTCTCAGGAGTAATGCACTGCTGGGGAGGCACACCAGAAGAAACCCAATGGTTTTTAGACCTTGGTTTCTATATTAGTTTCAGCGGCACAGTCACCTTCAAAAAAGCCACCCAGATACAGGATTCTGCTTGTATTGTACCCAGTGATCGGATCTTAATCGAAACAGACTGTCCGTTTCTCGCCCCCGTTCCCAAACGGGGAAAACGTAACGAACCGGCCTACGTCCGACAAGTCGCCGAACAAGTGGCTAAACTTCGCGGAGAGTCTCTGGAAACTTTAGCCAGGGAAACCACAGAAAACGCCTGTCGGCTATTTAACCTCACCCTTGCGGCCAACCACAAACCACAACTGGCCTATTCGGGCCAAGAAAACTTTGCTGTTTTATCTTAA
- the hisD gene encoding histidinol dehydrogenase — protein sequence MLRIITERSEAEVELRRICERTHDEAVVHKEATVREVLQAVKRQGDRALLHYTEEFDGQKLNSEQLRVSGSELDAAYQQVSKELLDAIRLARKQIEAFHRQRIPKSWVQFGEDEIVLGKRYTPVDRAGLYVPGGRAAYPSTVLMNAIPAKVAGVPRIVMCTPPGQEKTLNPAVLVAAQEAGVEEIYRVGGAQAIAALAYGTETIPKVDVITGPGNIYVTLAKKLVYGTVGIDSLAGPSEVLVIADAQANPVYVAADMLAQAEHDPMAAAILLTTDLQLARKVVAEVDRQLADHPRRLLTEKAIAHYGLVVVVDSLSTAAELSNQFAPEHLELEVGDPWGLLEQIRHAGAIFLGNSTPEAVGDYLAGPNHTLPTSGAARYTSALGVDTFIKHSSLIQYSPAALQKMSGAIQALAKAEGLPSHADSVRLRTQNKESWGMVDTEQQNGEG from the coding sequence ATGCTGCGAATCATAACTGAGCGGTCTGAGGCAGAGGTTGAACTGCGACGGATCTGCGAACGCACTCACGATGAGGCTGTTGTCCATAAAGAGGCGACGGTTCGGGAGGTGTTGCAGGCCGTGAAACGTCAGGGCGACCGAGCGCTGCTGCATTATACAGAAGAATTTGACGGGCAAAAGCTTAACTCTGAGCAGTTGCGGGTCAGTGGGTCTGAATTAGATGCTGCTTACCAGCAGGTGTCAAAAGAGTTGCTGGATGCGATCCGGTTGGCGCGTAAACAAATTGAGGCGTTTCACCGGCAGCGCATTCCTAAATCTTGGGTTCAGTTTGGCGAGGATGAGATCGTCCTTGGCAAGCGGTACACACCAGTAGACCGAGCGGGGCTATATGTGCCTGGCGGTCGAGCGGCTTATCCGAGTACCGTGCTGATGAATGCGATACCTGCTAAGGTGGCCGGTGTGCCGCGTATTGTGATGTGTACGCCGCCCGGTCAAGAAAAAACCCTCAATCCAGCGGTGCTGGTAGCGGCGCAGGAAGCGGGCGTAGAGGAAATTTACCGGGTGGGAGGCGCTCAGGCGATTGCCGCTTTGGCCTATGGCACAGAAACAATTCCAAAGGTGGATGTGATCACCGGCCCCGGTAATATATATGTGACGCTGGCGAAAAAGCTGGTGTACGGAACGGTGGGAATTGATTCTCTGGCCGGCCCGTCGGAAGTGCTGGTGATTGCGGATGCTCAGGCAAACCCTGTTTATGTGGCAGCGGATATGCTGGCCCAGGCAGAACATGACCCGATGGCCGCAGCAATTTTGCTGACTACTGATTTACAATTGGCCCGCAAGGTTGTGGCTGAGGTTGACCGACAGTTGGCTGATCACCCGCGCCGGTTACTGACAGAAAAGGCCATTGCTCATTATGGCTTAGTGGTGGTGGTGGATTCGCTTTCAACGGCAGCAGAATTGTCAAATCAATTTGCCCCAGAACATTTAGAGTTAGAAGTTGGCGATCCTTGGGGGTTGTTGGAGCAAATTCGCCACGCAGGAGCGATTTTTTTAGGGAATTCGACACCGGAGGCGGTGGGCGATTATCTGGCTGGGCCAAACCATACGCTGCCAACTTCAGGTGCGGCGCGTTATACGTCGGCGCTGGGAGTGGATACTTTTATTAAACATTCAAGTTTGATTCAGTATTCGCCGGCAGCATTGCAAAAAATGAGTGGTGCGATCCAGGCGCTGGCAAAGGCAGAAGGACTGCCATCTCATGCTGATTCCGTTCGCTTGCGGACTCAAAATAAGGAGAGTTGGGGCATGGTTGACACAGAGCAACAGAACGGAGAAGGATAA
- a CDS encoding universal stress protein: protein MLKTILVALDSSELSHQVVETLIGDLQIQPATKMILAHVITRRNAEVEIAADRPGVVGLQDEIPYRHLEKQLQSYQSQLPCESELEIVTGDPAEEIIRLANIYHADLIVIGNRGLTGMKRIIEGSVSSQVVADAPCSVLVVKPK from the coding sequence GTGCTGAAAACAATTTTGGTGGCCCTGGATAGTTCAGAACTTTCTCATCAAGTTGTTGAGACTTTAATAGGGGATCTCCAGATCCAACCGGCAACTAAAATGATCTTGGCTCATGTGATTACCAGGCGGAATGCTGAGGTGGAAATTGCGGCTGACCGGCCTGGAGTTGTTGGGCTACAAGATGAAATTCCTTACCGACATCTGGAAAAACAGTTGCAGTCTTATCAGTCTCAGTTACCTTGTGAGAGTGAGTTGGAAATTGTCACCGGCGATCCGGCTGAGGAAATTATACGTTTGGCTAATATCTACCATGCGGATTTGATTGTGATTGGCAATCGCGGTTTAACGGGGATGAAACGTATTATTGAGGGTTCGGTGAGTTCTCAGGTGGTGGCTGATGCGCCTTGTTCGGTTTTGGTGGTTAAGCCTAAATAA
- a CDS encoding YidH family protein, with product MLLPFKPPTHEQPKKSPYLNPSRVRDHLANERTYLAWMRTAIALMGFGVVIIRLRLFQPPLVPHLGTGWKLGLLFSLVGLSTVLLSTQHYFAVRRDIDEDTYEPPDRWIILFTLAITLLGAGVIYFVFTAPLNPMNIVISE from the coding sequence ATGCTTCTACCATTCAAGCCCCCTACCCACGAACAACCCAAGAAATCACCCTATCTCAACCCATCACGAGTCAGAGATCACCTCGCCAACGAACGCACCTACCTCGCCTGGATGCGTACCGCCATTGCATTAATGGGTTTTGGAGTAGTAATTATCCGCCTTCGTCTTTTTCAACCACCCCTTGTCCCTCATTTAGGCACCGGCTGGAAACTAGGATTACTATTTTCTTTAGTAGGATTAAGCACCGTATTACTTTCAACTCAACATTATTTCGCCGTCCGCCGAGACATAGATGAAGATACCTATGAACCCCCGGATCGTTGGATAATTTTATTTACCCTTGCCATAACTCTTTTAGGTGCCGGTGTTATTTATTTCGTATTCACAGCCCCTCTCAATCCTATGAACATCGTTATTTCCGAATAA